Within the Setaria viridis chromosome 3, Setaria_viridis_v4.0, whole genome shotgun sequence genome, the region AACCAGGGCACATGTGGTAATTATTCAATATCTATATATGCATACGAAgtagtacttcctccgtcccacaaTATAGCGATGTTTAGTCTTTTTCCAAGTCAAATATTTTCAAATTTAACTGCGAATAGGGAAATAATCATAAAGACTAATAGTATAAAAAATGCATcagtagatttatcatgaaatcaactattataatatgtaatctttttatttgaaataaattttttttaaggtATTGcaggtcaaagttaaaaagatttgacttttgaaaaaactaaacatatctatattttatattttggGACGTACATTCATCGTTCTTGAATGACCACATTATAACAGCAAAATTTGTGATGATCGAGACTAAAACCTTTAAACTTTGCAGGTTCTTGCTGGGCGTTTTCTGCGGTTGCAGCGGTGGAGGGCATCCATCAGATCACGACCGGCAATCTGATCTCGCTGTCGGAGCAGCAGGTGCTTGATTGCTCCACCGGAAACAACGGCTGCAACGGCGGCTCAATGGACAAAGCCTTCCAGTACATCATCAACAACGGTGGCCTTACCACTGAGGACACCTATCCATACACCGCTGCACAGGGCATGTGCCAGTCCGTCCAGCCCACGGTCACGATCAGCAGCTACCAGGACGTGCCCAGCAACAACGAGGATGCGCTCGCCACGGCCGTTGCCAACCAGCCTGTATCTGTGGCTGTCGACGCGCACAACTTCCAGTTCTACAATGGTGGAATAATGACCGGAGAAAGCTGCGGCAACAACTTGAACCATGCGGTGACGGCGGTTGGGTATGGCACGGCGGAGGATGGGAGCCAGTACTGGCTGCTCAAAAACCAGTGGGGGCAGAACTGGGGTGAAGGAGGATACATGAGGCTCGAGAGGGGCACTGGCGCCTGTGGTGTTGCCCAGCAAGCCTCCTACCCGGTGGCCAGCTACTAAAATGACAGACATAATCTGCATACATGATCGATGGCATGCATAAGAAAGATTAAGGAATAAAGCATGCGGACACGTATTTATATCTAAAATGTAAAAGGAAACCTAAAGCAGAACATTATACAACACTTGAAGTATAATATTTATGACATTTTTTCGAACTTATAGTTTCTTTATACACATGTAACCTTGTAAGTGTGTAATAACGAATCAAGAGAGTATATGAGAGCTCTTGTAAAGTGATGTGATGACACCTCTGCCTTTCTGCAAATATGAAAGTTTTGTTACATTCAAGTATAGCTCTCAAGTATAGCTAGTACAAATTAGTGCAATTAAAACACAGTTTTGCATCATCGTCATTACATTTGGCTTCTAATTTAGAGGACTATAGGTGGGCTAGACACGACATGGTGTGGCTCACATCGTCATCCGTGATTCACATTGAAGGTAGGGTTTAAGATTTAGAATAAAATGTAATCTTGTAACTGCAGAATTTGTTGTAAACCACTGTGTTTAGGATTCAGGGTTCAATCCATCTAACATCATCTCAATAATAGAATTGTACTTATGCCTGTAAAACACAAACCTCTATATTCGTACCTTGTCTCAACTACTAGACATAGACGTACTATCTATCATGGCACCACCAATGCTAAGTAGGCTATGCATCATCGATCTACAATCGACATATCATCACCTACCTTCTTTCAATGCAACAATATTGTCAAGTTATGGATTCTATCCAGCTATATCTCTGCACTCATTCCACTACGTAACACACTCGAAGAATTAGGAAGCAACCAGCAAGGAACGATGCACTGTAAGGACCTGTTTGGAATGGAATTTTTTCAAAGGAATTTCAAAGGAACGAGATTCCTGTATTTTGCTTACGTCATCTTGTGTTTGGAATGCAGGAATGAGTTTTTTCTTTCCTCCGAAACGGCTTCCTTTCCTATGTGAAATGGAGGAAACAAAACATCCACTCCAATCCCGAAATTTTTGTGCGCGCGTGAAGGAGAGCTAACGAGTAGGCTAATCAGAGTTTAAGGACCTGTTtagcatggctccactccataacttcagcaactccagcaaaaattccagccaaacaccccaactctaaacctccatggagctgccaacttcatggagctatagtgcaaatgggggtggagttttgaagcacctcttttgcagctccaaaacCACCTCTTTCGAaactcctcgtggagttggtgggtatgccactggttacaaaaAAATGGTTCATTCTTTTCCTCCGAGACTCCCCCGCGCCTGTTTTTCTCCGTCCCGCGCCTGTTTCCTCCAACGCCCGACCCCTCAATTCTTCGCCagagcacggccgccgccacccacaccGGTGGCGCTTGAGGCCCGCCGCCTAGCCCCGCCGACCGTGTCTCCCGAGCCCCGCCAATGGCCACCCCCATCAACGCCCCGTCGACGGCCGCCATCCAACCATGTCAGGAGGAGATCCCCCGCCGACTGCAAGGTATTTTTTT harbors:
- the LOC117849989 gene encoding senescence-specific cysteine protease SAG39; amino-acid sequence: MASNIGGNKPRITAALMLLAVITMMGHIFVEVEARDMSAGGYSEEAMKARHHKWMAEHGRTYNDEAEKVHRFQVFKENAAFVDRSNAIGGKKYRLAVNKFADMTNDEFLAIYTGFKPVPTVAKKMPGFKYENFTLSDDQQAVDWRKQGAVTGVKNQGTCGSCWAFSAVAAVEGIHQITTGNLISLSEQQVLDCSTGNNGCNGGSMDKAFQYIINNGGLTTEDTYPYTAAQGMCQSVQPTVTISSYQDVPSNNEDALATAVANQPVSVAVDAHNFQFYNGGIMTGESCGNNLNHAVTAVGYGTAEDGSQYWLLKNQWGQNWGEGGYMRLERGTGACGVAQQASYPVASY